One window from the genome of Cryobacterium sp. GrIS_2_6 encodes:
- a CDS encoding quinone-dependent dihydroorotate dehydrogenase, with the protein MYPFFFRHVLARLDPERAHHLAFTVIRLIPSLGIGRLVRAFTRPRTDQAVYTLGLRFDSPFGVAAGFDKDGLAVIGLGRLGFGHVEVGTITALPQPGNPKPRLFRLVPDRAVINRMGFNNQGAAAAAVRLARVRGVAGRPVLGINIGKSRATAVDDATSDYLVSARALAPLADYLVVNVSSPNTPGLRGLQELDQLAPLLTAVRAASGSTPLLVKIAPDLRDEEVTRIAELVVRLGLDGIIATNTTISREGLTVDAARIEAIGAGGLSGAPLRARSLAVLRLIRGSVPADLCVISVGGIETAADVAERLDAGATLVQGYTAFLYRGPLWARQVNRGLDRFRA; encoded by the coding sequence GTGTATCCCTTCTTCTTCCGGCACGTGCTCGCGCGGCTCGATCCCGAGCGCGCACACCACCTCGCCTTCACGGTGATCCGTCTCATTCCGAGCCTGGGCATCGGGCGGCTTGTCCGCGCTTTCACCCGGCCGAGAACCGACCAGGCCGTGTACACCCTCGGCTTGCGCTTCGATTCCCCGTTCGGCGTCGCCGCAGGCTTCGACAAGGACGGCCTCGCCGTGATCGGCCTGGGTCGCCTCGGTTTCGGCCACGTCGAGGTCGGCACGATCACGGCGCTGCCGCAGCCGGGAAACCCGAAGCCGCGGCTGTTCCGGCTGGTCCCCGACCGCGCCGTGATCAACCGGATGGGCTTCAACAACCAGGGCGCTGCAGCAGCAGCAGTGCGCCTCGCCCGGGTGCGCGGCGTCGCCGGCCGGCCCGTGCTCGGCATCAACATCGGCAAGAGCCGCGCGACCGCGGTGGACGACGCCACGAGCGACTATCTCGTGAGCGCCAGGGCCCTCGCGCCCCTCGCCGACTACCTCGTCGTCAACGTGAGCTCGCCGAACACCCCCGGCCTCCGCGGCCTGCAGGAACTCGACCAGCTCGCCCCGCTCCTCACCGCCGTCCGTGCGGCGTCCGGGAGCACCCCCCTGCTCGTCAAGATCGCTCCGGACCTCCGCGACGAGGAAGTCACCCGCATCGCCGAACTCGTCGTGCGGCTCGGCCTCGACGGCATCATCGCGACCAACACGACCATTTCACGCGAGGGTCTCACGGTGGATGCCGCACGGATCGAGGCCATCGGAGCCGGCGGCCTGTCGGGGGCCCCGCTCCGGGCCCGCTCGCTCGCGGTGCTGCGCCTGATCCGCGGGAGCGTTCCCGCCGACCTCTGCGTGATTTCCGTCGGAGGAATCGAGACCGCCGCCGACGTCGCCGAGCGGCTCGACGCGGGGGCGACCCTCGTCCAGGGCTATACGGCGTTCCTCTATCGTGGCCCGCTCTGGGCGCGCCAGGTCAACCGCGGCCTCGACCGGTTCCGCGCGTAA
- the nrdR gene encoding transcriptional regulator NrdR: MFCPFCRYPDSRVIDSRTSDDGLSIRRRRQCPECGRRFSTTETASLNIVKRSGVVEPFSRDKIVSGVRKACQGRPVTDSDLALLAQRVEETIRQTGASQVAANDVGLAILPPLRELDEVAYLRFASVYRAFDSLEDFESAIDQLRSEHEESLRNGALDDKPEL, from the coding sequence ATGTTTTGCCCGTTCTGCCGCTACCCGGACTCCCGAGTCATCGACTCGCGCACGAGCGACGACGGACTTTCCATCCGTCGCCGTCGCCAGTGCCCCGAATGCGGACGCCGGTTCAGCACGACGGAGACCGCGAGCCTCAACATCGTCAAGCGCAGCGGCGTCGTCGAACCGTTCAGCAGGGACAAGATCGTCTCCGGTGTCCGCAAGGCCTGCCAGGGGCGGCCGGTGACGGACTCCGACCTCGCCCTCCTCGCCCAGCGAGTCGAGGAGACCATCCGCCAGACGGGTGCGTCCCAGGTCGCCGCGAACGACGTCGGCCTCGCGATCCTGCCGCCACTTCGCGAACTCGACGAGGTCGCCTACCTCCGCTTCGCGAGTGTCTACCGCGCGTTCGACTCCCTCGAAGACTTCGAGAGCGCCATCGACCAGCTCCGCAGTGAACACGAGGAGAGTCTCCGCAACGGTGCCCTCGACGACAAGCCCGAACTGTAG